In uncultured Ilyobacter sp., a genomic segment contains:
- a CDS encoding transposase — protein MNKDYLNIYANFLIASSKYAHSTDLQKITEDRYSKDKIYRFLSSGEFCEKNFWLTIKPILKSIQNNNACISVDDTIIEKPHTKENDVVSYCYDHTKSKCVKGVNLLSVTYKTSEASLPINYRVIRKNKISTDHDTNKTKKKSALTKNQHFRNMLKTIKGNKIKYRYVLADSWFSSNENFKYIHNDLDKCFVFAVRSNRLFKFTGEDDSQYRKLSSFDFLPETAYAIEFKGVSFPLYLSKQVFKNEDGKEAVLHLVTNDEYLSYDNMVKIYQKRWDIEVYHKSLKQNCSLGKSSVRTVKTILGHIFCSIYAYVLLEKLKLKKKQNQFKLSTTYYLMGLEKTFKSLSLDLKSA, from the coding sequence ATGAATAAAGACTACTTAAATATTTATGCTAATTTTTTAATTGCATCTTCAAAATATGCTCATTCTACAGATCTTCAAAAAATAACAGAAGATAGATACTCTAAGGACAAAATATACCGTTTTTTAAGTTCTGGTGAATTTTGTGAAAAAAACTTTTGGTTAACGATTAAACCTATCCTTAAAAGTATCCAGAATAATAACGCCTGTATATCTGTAGATGATACTATTATTGAAAAACCTCACACGAAAGAAAATGATGTTGTTTCCTATTGCTATGACCACACCAAATCTAAATGTGTTAAAGGTGTAAATTTACTTTCTGTTACCTACAAAACAAGCGAGGCTTCTCTACCAATCAATTACAGAGTTATCAGAAAGAATAAAATTTCAACTGACCATGACACCAATAAAACAAAAAAGAAGTCAGCTCTTACAAAAAATCAACATTTTAGAAATATGCTAAAGACTATTAAAGGCAATAAAATTAAGTATAGATACGTCCTAGCAGACTCTTGGTTCTCTTCCAATGAGAATTTTAAGTATATCCACAATGATTTAGATAAATGTTTTGTTTTCGCTGTAAGATCAAATAGACTTTTTAAATTTACAGGAGAAGACGACTCCCAATACAGAAAGTTATCATCTTTTGATTTTCTACCTGAAACAGCTTACGCGATAGAGTTTAAAGGGGTTTCTTTCCCATTATATTTATCGAAGCAGGTCTTCAAAAATGAAGATGGAAAAGAAGCTGTTTTACACCTTGTAACAAATGATGAATACTTAAGTTATGACAATATGGTTAAGATCTACCAAAAAAGGTGGGATATCGAAGTATATCATAAATCATTAAAACAAAACTGTTCCCTAGGAAAATCCTCAGTAAGAACAGTGAAGACAATACTAGGTCATATATTTTGTTCAATCTATGCTTATGTATTGTTAGAAAAACTAAAGTTAAAAAAGAAACAAAATCAATTTAAATTAAGCACTACATACTATTTAATGGGTTTAGAAAAGACATTTAAATCATTATCTCTTGATTTAAAATCCGCTTAA
- a CDS encoding LysO family transporter — protein sequence MRIILYIAIILFGYNIGSKKLFPERLESRLSAFQNICLLFLLGIMGYKIGANKEIIENFSSIGIKSLIISSLCIFFSILFVKILCGNIRKEKIKKETGL from the coding sequence ATGCGTATAATTTTGTATATAGCAATTATTCTATTTGGATATAATATAGGAAGTAAAAAGCTTTTCCCTGAAAGACTAGAAAGCAGGCTTTCAGCTTTTCAAAATATCTGCCTTCTTTTTCTCTTGGGAATTATGGGTTATAAAATAGGTGCTAATAAAGAGATCATAGAGAATTTTAGTAGTATTGGAATAAAATCTCTGATTATCTCGTCTTTATGTATTTTTTTCAGTATACTTTTTGTAAAAATTTTATGTGGAAACATAAGAAAAGAAAAGATAAAAAAGGAGACAGGTTTATGA
- a CDS encoding lysine exporter LysO family protein produces the protein MILQIGASTILGILMGILFKNTFIINNADHLIDVGLCMLLLFVGIDMGKNQNIFKELQKSGYKILLLPLAIVGGSLTGGVISSFITDLNIAESSAVSAGLGWYSLSAIELSKYSAELGSIAFLANVFREITSILFIPFIGKYIGHNETIAAAGATSMDTLLPVITKSTSSNTAIISFFTGVILSSLVPVLVPLIIGFN, from the coding sequence ATGATACTTCAAATAGGAGCCTCTACTATTTTGGGAATCCTTATGGGAATTTTATTCAAAAACACTTTTATAATAAATAACGCAGATCACCTAATCGATGTAGGACTCTGTATGCTCCTTCTATTTGTTGGAATAGATATGGGAAAAAATCAAAATATTTTTAAAGAACTACAAAAATCTGGATACAAAATACTTTTACTTCCTTTGGCTATCGTTGGAGGGAGCCTCACAGGAGGAGTTATTTCAAGCTTCATCACAGATCTAAACATTGCAGAAAGTTCTGCAGTAAGTGCTGGATTAGGATGGTACTCCCTTTCTGCTATTGAGCTATCAAAATACAGTGCCGAACTAGGTAGCATTGCTTTTCTTGCTAACGTATTCAGGGAGATAACCTCAATTCTTTTTATTCCATTTATAGGAAAATATATAGGACACAATGAAACCATCGCTGCTGCAGGTGCAACTTCAATGGATACCCTTCTTCCCGTTATTACCAAGAGTACATCTTCAAATACGGCTATAATATCTTTTTTTACAGGTGTTATATTGAGCTCTTTAGTTCCTGTACTGGTTCCTCTTATAATTGGGTTTAATTAA
- a CDS encoding Crp/Fnr family transcriptional regulator: MNKIYNKLMQTTLFNGIPLDEIEKKLSARKYKIKKYKKGETVAFRGDEIDGLYINIKGELNPEMMKHSGETRKIGNLDEGQIIASAFIFGKKFEFPVDLLVEKDCEIFYISKEELMELMIDDKKILKNFLDEISNKAQFLSTKVWNAFNNKSINEKLINYILKNEKNGEFLFKPSLKDVANLFGVARPSLSRVIGEFVDEGILERTGRSKYRVLNIDMLEEKREF, from the coding sequence ATGAATAAAATTTATAACAAGCTTATGCAAACTACTCTTTTCAATGGAATACCCCTAGATGAGATAGAGAAGAAGCTTTCAGCAAGAAAGTATAAGATAAAAAAATATAAAAAAGGTGAGACAGTTGCCTTTAGGGGCGATGAGATAGACGGACTTTATATAAATATAAAAGGTGAACTAAATCCTGAGATGATGAAGCATTCTGGCGAGACGAGGAAAATAGGGAATTTAGACGAGGGACAGATTATTGCCAGCGCCTTTATATTTGGAAAAAAGTTTGAATTTCCAGTAGACCTTCTGGTGGAGAAAGACTGTGAAATATTCTATATATCAAAAGAAGAACTTATGGAGCTTATGATAGATGATAAAAAAATTCTTAAGAACTTCCTCGATGAGATAAGTAATAAGGCTCAATTTCTTTCTACAAAGGTTTGGAACGCCTTCAATAATAAGAGTATAAATGAGAAACTTATAAATTATATTTTGAAAAATGAAAAGAACGGTGAATTTTTATTCAAGCCCTCATTAAAGGACGTGGCCAATTTATTTGGAGTGGCCAGGCCTTCTCTTTCGAGGGTTATAGGGGAGTTCGTAGATGAAGGAATATTAGAAAGAACAGGGAGAAGCAAATACAGAGTCCTAAATATTGACATGCTAGAGGAGAAAAGAGAGTTCTGA
- a CDS encoding ABC transporter substrate-binding protein produces the protein MKYINEKMNLKEITEKYPETIDFFTSKGFKDLDKADVREKAGKISLKMALSMKKLSSETFIEMLEEIISQNRDSADITLNESIKKEEGISVMGLLPCPVRIPLLEAMTEFQKENPEAVVNHELKAASQGLDWLKEDVIKANHPEKLADVFISAGFDLFFEEELMGKFKKDKIFKDITGIKDYNKDFNNEKISLKDPEGDYSMLAVVPAVFLVNKEELGDRPFPKSWKDLLDPAFEKSVSLPISDFDLFNAILISLYKEYGEEAVRKLGRSLLQNLHPSQMVKSDKMKVNKPVVTIMPYFFTKMIKEDGPMAAQWPEDGAAISPIFMLTKKEKEKELKELSEFFAGEKIGKILSHQGLFPSVNPAVENNLGDKKFMWVGWDYIYQNDIGAILKHCEEIFFQGAEEVK, from the coding sequence ATGAAATATATCAATGAAAAAATGAATTTAAAAGAGATAACAGAAAAATATCCAGAAACTATAGATTTTTTTACATCAAAGGGATTTAAGGACTTAGACAAGGCTGATGTAAGGGAAAAAGCGGGAAAAATATCCCTTAAGATGGCTCTTTCTATGAAGAAATTGAGCAGCGAAACATTTATTGAGATGCTAGAAGAGATCATATCACAAAATAGAGATTCAGCAGACATAACTCTCAACGAGAGCATCAAAAAAGAAGAGGGAATAAGTGTGATGGGACTTCTACCTTGTCCTGTAAGAATACCTCTTTTAGAGGCGATGACAGAATTTCAAAAAGAAAATCCAGAGGCAGTTGTAAATCACGAACTAAAGGCTGCTTCTCAAGGTCTTGACTGGCTGAAAGAAGATGTAATAAAAGCAAATCACCCTGAAAAATTAGCAGACGTATTTATCTCTGCTGGATTTGACCTTTTCTTTGAAGAGGAACTAATGGGTAAATTTAAAAAAGATAAGATATTCAAAGATATAACAGGAATAAAAGATTACAACAAAGACTTCAACAATGAAAAAATCTCACTGAAGGATCCAGAGGGAGATTACTCAATGCTTGCTGTTGTGCCAGCAGTTTTCCTAGTAAATAAAGAGGAACTAGGAGACAGACCTTTCCCTAAATCTTGGAAAGATCTTCTAGACCCTGCATTTGAGAAATCTGTAAGTCTTCCTATCTCAGACTTCGATTTGTTTAACGCCATTCTTATAAGTTTATATAAAGAATACGGGGAAGAAGCAGTGAGAAAACTGGGAAGATCTCTTCTTCAGAACCTCCACCCTTCTCAGATGGTAAAATCTGACAAGATGAAAGTAAACAAGCCTGTAGTTACTATCATGCCTTACTTCTTTACGAAGATGATAAAAGAAGATGGACCTATGGCTGCCCAGTGGCCAGAAGACGGAGCTGCAATTTCACCTATATTCATGCTTACAAAAAAAGAGAAGGAAAAAGAGCTAAAGGAGCTTTCTGAGTTCTTTGCAGGAGAGAAAATAGGAAAAATTCTTTCTCACCAGGGTCTTTTCCCAAGTGTAAACCCAGCTGTAGAAAATAATCTTGGAGATAAAAAATTCATGTGGGTAGGATGGGACTATATCTATCAAAATGATATTGGCGCAATACTTAAGCATTGTGAAGAGATATTCTTCCAAGGTGCAGAGGAGGTAAAATAA
- a CDS encoding GTP-binding protein has translation MNLVTVSGPPSSGKTSLIIKTIESLKQKGIKVGVVKFDCLYTDDDILYEKIGVPVKKGLSGSLCPDHYFVSNIEEVVQWGIKEGVDLLITESAGLCNRCSPYIQEIKAVCVIDNLSGINTPKKIGPMLKTADVVVITKGDIVSQAEREVFASRVNSVNPKAVTMHVNALTGQGAYEFAGLIYEKDEELDTLKGKKLRFSMPSALCSYCLGETRIGEEHQMGNVRKIDLEDKK, from the coding sequence ATGAATTTAGTAACAGTGTCTGGACCACCATCATCGGGAAAAACATCATTAATCATAAAAACAATAGAAAGCTTAAAACAAAAAGGGATTAAAGTGGGAGTAGTGAAATTTGACTGCCTCTATACAGATGACGACATACTATATGAAAAAATAGGTGTCCCTGTGAAAAAGGGACTCTCAGGATCCCTCTGCCCAGACCATTATTTTGTTAGTAACATAGAAGAGGTCGTTCAGTGGGGAATAAAAGAGGGAGTAGACCTTCTTATCACTGAAAGTGCGGGACTTTGTAACAGATGTTCTCCTTATATACAGGAGATCAAGGCTGTGTGTGTAATCGATAACCTAAGCGGTATCAATACCCCTAAAAAAATAGGTCCTATGCTCAAAACTGCAGACGTAGTAGTAATCACAAAGGGAGATATCGTATCCCAAGCCGAAAGAGAGGTATTTGCCTCTAGAGTAAACTCGGTAAATCCTAAGGCTGTGACTATGCACGTAAATGCACTTACAGGTCAGGGAGCCTATGAATTTGCAGGTCTTATTTATGAAAAAGATGAAGAATTAGATACACTAAAGGGAAAGAAACTTAGATTCTCAATGCCTTCTGCTCTTTGCTCTTACTGTCTCGGTGAAACAAGAATCGGTGAGGAACATCAGATGGGTAACGTCAGAAAAATTGATTTGGAGGATAAAAAATGA
- a CDS encoding ABC transporter ATP-binding protein, whose protein sequence is MIEFLGIGENTINELTIVAGYNKYGEKESFEKLTIKKGEIISIVGPTGSGKSRLLADIEWGAQGDTPTKRSILINGESIDKTSRFSSGNKLVAQLSQNMNFVMDLTVFEFLELHAKSRMVENEADIIDKIFDKANELAGEKFKKETPITSLSGGQSRALMIADTAILSTSPIVLIDEIENAGIDRKKALDLLVGEEKIVLMATHDPLLALMGDKRIVIKNGGIHDVMDIISEERDILHELTKLDNVIQGMREKLRHGHKLEL, encoded by the coding sequence ATGATAGAGTTTCTAGGTATAGGGGAAAACACAATAAATGAGCTTACAATTGTAGCTGGATACAACAAATACGGGGAAAAAGAAAGCTTTGAGAAGCTGACAATCAAAAAAGGTGAGATTATCTCCATCGTAGGGCCAACTGGTAGTGGAAAAAGCAGACTTCTTGCTGATATAGAATGGGGGGCTCAAGGTGACACTCCTACAAAAAGAAGCATTCTTATAAACGGTGAAAGTATAGATAAAACTTCAAGGTTTTCTTCTGGAAACAAACTCGTTGCTCAGTTATCTCAGAACATGAACTTCGTAATGGACCTAACTGTCTTTGAGTTTTTAGAACTTCACGCCAAAAGTAGAATGGTGGAAAATGAAGCAGATATAATCGATAAAATATTTGATAAAGCCAATGAACTTGCAGGGGAAAAATTCAAAAAAGAAACCCCTATAACAAGTCTCAGCGGCGGACAGTCGAGAGCCCTTATGATCGCAGATACGGCTATCCTAAGTACTTCTCCTATCGTCCTCATAGATGAGATAGAAAATGCCGGAATAGACAGAAAGAAAGCCCTAGATCTGCTTGTTGGAGAGGAAAAAATAGTCCTCATGGCAACTCACGACCCTCTTTTGGCTCTCATGGGAGACAAGAGAATCGTCATCAAAAACGGAGGAATCCATGATGTCATGGATATAATCTCAGAAGAGAGAGATATCCTTCACGAGCTTACAAAACTAGACAATGTCATACAGGGTATGAGAGAGAAATTAAGGCACGGCCATAAGTTAGAACTTTAG
- the aroE gene encoding shikimate dehydrogenase: protein MEIKKFGLLGEKLSHSFSPEIHRLIFKELGINAQYDLIELSKEEIPEIMDRIRSGEISGVNVTIPYKQEVMKYLDELSDEAKGIGAVNTISMKNGKLTGFNTDYWGFRFTLEKMNLLLENQKSVVLGGGGSARAVIKSLLDLKSSVSLVSRSPEKARKEFSDFKGLTTISYDELKNITGNLIVNTTPVGMYPNSGKSPVDQKVMENFSSAVDLIYNPEETLFLSYATNRENGLYMLVGQAVKAQEIWFDKKLENFDSIYEDTHSLVYKKL from the coding sequence ATGGAAATCAAAAAATTCGGCCTGCTGGGAGAAAAATTAAGTCACAGCTTTTCTCCGGAAATACACAGGCTAATATTCAAGGAACTGGGGATAAATGCTCAGTATGACCTTATAGAACTGTCTAAAGAGGAAATTCCTGAAATCATGGACAGGATAAGAAGTGGTGAAATAAGTGGTGTCAATGTCACCATCCCATATAAACAGGAGGTCATGAAATATCTCGATGAACTTTCTGATGAAGCCAAGGGTATAGGGGCTGTAAACACCATCTCCATGAAGAACGGCAAGCTTACTGGATTTAACACTGACTACTGGGGATTCAGGTTTACCCTTGAAAAGATGAACTTGCTATTAGAAAATCAAAAGTCTGTAGTTTTGGGGGGCGGTGGTTCTGCCAGAGCAGTTATCAAATCCCTGCTAGACCTAAAAAGTTCTGTCAGCTTGGTCTCAAGGTCTCCTGAAAAAGCTAGAAAGGAATTCTCTGACTTCAAAGGACTAACAACTATCTCTTATGATGAACTGAAAAATATAACAGGAAATCTAATTGTAAATACGACTCCTGTGGGAATGTATCCAAACTCTGGCAAATCTCCGGTAGACCAGAAAGTCATGGAAAATTTTTCAAGTGCAGTAGACCTCATATACAATCCCGAAGAAACTCTTTTCCTTTCCTATGCAACTAACAGAGAGAATGGACTGTATATGCTCGTGGGCCAGGCTGTAAAGGCACAGGAAATATGGTTTGATAAAAAATTAGAGAATTTTGATTCTATATATGAGGATACACACAGTCTAGTATACAAAAAACTATAA
- a CDS encoding dCMP deaminase family protein, with the protein MKKRREDYIGWDEYFMGIALLSAKRSKDPSTQVGACIVNKENKIVGVGYNGFPKGCSDDNFPWDREGEFLETKYPFVMHAEQNAILNSIKKLSNCTIYVGLFPCHECAKSIIQSGIKEVVFLSDKYDGTDSNKASKMMFDSSGVVYRKLNLSEIKIEISFKEEDI; encoded by the coding sequence GTGAAAAAAAGAAGAGAAGATTATATCGGCTGGGACGAATATTTCATGGGCATAGCTCTACTTTCAGCAAAAAGGAGTAAAGATCCTAGTACCCAGGTGGGGGCTTGTATTGTAAACAAGGAAAATAAGATTGTTGGAGTAGGCTACAACGGTTTCCCTAAGGGGTGTTCAGATGATAATTTCCCTTGGGACAGAGAGGGGGAGTTTCTCGAGACAAAATACCCCTTTGTAATGCACGCCGAACAAAATGCAATCCTAAACAGCATAAAAAAACTTTCTAACTGCACAATATATGTAGGTCTTTTTCCGTGCCATGAATGTGCCAAATCCATAATACAGAGCGGGATAAAAGAGGTAGTTTTTCTCTCAGATAAATATGACGGAACAGATTCAAACAAGGCTTCTAAGATGATGTTTGACTCTAGCGGAGTAGTCTACAGAAAACTCAACTTATCAGAAATAAAGATTGAAATATCATTTAAAGAAGAAGATATTTAA
- the hcp gene encoding hydroxylamine reductase translates to MIDILKKMFKKGENKEMEMFCFQCQEAAGGVGCSKIGVCGKQPSTSNFQDLLIFTAKGVANYSSQVRKAKGGETCGEDKPCNELNRYLINSLFMTITNANFDDEAVKAEIKKGLVLRDTIKSKLGEMGVELDGKFENSLMTTWKYENDAQALEVASKVGVKSTENEDVRSLRELIIYGLKGMAAYAEHAMNLGKVNPEIFAFIEKALLATEDDSLTAEELTALTLETGKFGVAAMALLDEANTSKYGNPEITKVNIGAGKNPGILISGHDLRDIEDLLAQTEGTGVDVYTHSEMLPAHYYPAFKKYDHFVGNYGNAWWKQKEEFEAFNGPIVFTTNCIVPPKDGAKYADKVFTTNAAGFPGWDRVAVKADGSKDFANVIELAKKCAAPTEIETGEIVGGFAHNQVFALADKVVEAVKSGAIKKFFVMAGCDGRMKSRDYYTEFAEKLPKDTVILTAGCAKYRYNKLELGDIGGIPRVLDAGQCNDSYSLALIALKLKEVFELNDINELPIAYNIAWYEQKAVIVLLALLHLGVKNIHLGPTLPAFLSPNIVNVLVENFGIGGISSVDEDIKMFLGN, encoded by the coding sequence ATGATAGATATACTTAAAAAAATGTTTAAAAAGGGGGAAAATAAAGAAATGGAAATGTTTTGTTTTCAATGTCAAGAAGCAGCAGGTGGGGTAGGATGTTCGAAAATAGGAGTTTGCGGAAAACAGCCTTCAACTTCAAACTTTCAGGATCTTCTTATATTCACAGCTAAAGGTGTAGCAAACTACAGTTCACAAGTAAGAAAAGCCAAAGGTGGGGAAACTTGTGGCGAAGATAAACCTTGTAACGAATTAAACAGATACCTTATAAACTCACTTTTCATGACTATCACAAATGCAAACTTTGATGATGAAGCTGTAAAAGCTGAGATCAAAAAAGGACTTGTTTTAAGAGATACTATCAAATCTAAATTAGGGGAAATGGGTGTAGAATTAGACGGTAAATTCGAAAACAGCCTAATGACTACTTGGAAATATGAAAATGATGCACAGGCTCTTGAAGTTGCTTCTAAAGTAGGTGTAAAAAGTACTGAAAACGAAGACGTAAGATCTTTGAGAGAATTAATAATATACGGATTAAAAGGTATGGCTGCTTATGCTGAGCACGCTATGAATTTGGGTAAAGTAAATCCAGAAATATTCGCCTTTATTGAAAAAGCACTTCTTGCAACTGAAGATGATTCACTTACTGCAGAGGAACTTACTGCACTTACTTTAGAGACAGGTAAATTCGGAGTAGCTGCTATGGCACTTCTAGATGAAGCAAACACTTCTAAATATGGTAATCCTGAAATCACCAAGGTAAACATCGGAGCTGGAAAAAATCCTGGTATCCTTATATCTGGACATGATCTTAGAGATATAGAGGATCTTCTTGCTCAGACAGAAGGTACAGGAGTAGACGTATACACTCACTCTGAGATGCTACCTGCTCACTACTACCCTGCATTCAAGAAATACGACCATTTTGTAGGTAACTACGGTAATGCTTGGTGGAAGCAAAAAGAAGAGTTTGAAGCTTTCAACGGCCCAATTGTATTTACAACAAACTGTATCGTTCCTCCAAAGGATGGAGCTAAATATGCAGACAAGGTATTCACCACAAATGCTGCTGGGTTCCCTGGATGGGACAGAGTAGCTGTAAAAGCTGACGGAAGTAAAGACTTTGCAAATGTTATCGAACTTGCTAAAAAATGCGCTGCTCCTACTGAGATCGAAACTGGAGAAATCGTCGGTGGATTTGCCCACAACCAAGTCTTTGCACTAGCTGATAAAGTAGTAGAAGCTGTAAAATCAGGAGCTATCAAAAAGTTCTTTGTAATGGCTGGATGCGACGGAAGAATGAAATCAAGAGATTACTATACTGAATTTGCTGAAAAACTTCCAAAAGATACTGTTATACTAACAGCTGGTTGTGCAAAATACAGATACAACAAGCTTGAGCTTGGAGATATCGGAGGAATACCTAGAGTATTAGATGCAGGACAGTGTAATGACTCTTACTCACTTGCACTTATAGCTCTTAAATTAAAAGAGGTATTCGAGCTTAATGATATAAATGAATTGCCTATCGCATACAACATTGCATGGTATGAGCAGAAAGCTGTAATTGTACTGCTAGCTCTTTTACACCTTGGAGTTAAAAATATACACTTAGGACCAACACTACCTGCATTCCTTTCACCAAATATCGTGAATGTTCTTGTGGAAAACTTTGGTATCGGCGGTATATCAAGTGTAGATGAAGACATAAAAATGTTTTTAGGAAACTAA
- a CDS encoding MATE family efflux transporter gives MDKRRRLEEESIPKLLWEYSIPALAGSLVYILYNIVDRIFISFGVGRLAIAGLSITLPLFTLILATGLFVGMGGGSLISISLGARREKYAEKILGNAIALFVIIGIIFSVTGLAFLDEILSLFGATPNNITYAKSYMSIIFFASPFQLMFIGMNHIIRGEGNPKTAMTMSIIGCGLNIVLDPLFIFVFGMGIKGAALATVISNVIAAFLQLYHFVGGKSKITFRVENLKLDFTVIKEIASIGVAPFIMQMSNSIVVIFINKNLNIYGGDIAIAAFGIINSLSTLFFMPLVGIYQGSQPILGFNYGAGIYSRVREAYKISLRTALLVSATGFIMAMFIPNILISPFIKNDPELFTLTENALRIFFSMVLFMGFHTIGGSYFQAVGKAKITTLINMLRQFGLMLPMLYFLPKYFGLKGVWMAAPVTDFILAVFTSYFVFSEFKRLKELPVTSKEQEI, from the coding sequence ATGGACAAAAGAAGAAGGCTAGAAGAGGAAAGTATCCCTAAACTTTTATGGGAATACTCAATTCCAGCCCTTGCAGGAAGCTTAGTTTACATACTATACAATATAGTGGACCGGATATTTATAAGTTTTGGAGTGGGACGTCTTGCCATAGCGGGACTCAGCATAACTCTTCCGCTGTTTACCCTTATTTTGGCTACGGGACTTTTTGTGGGAATGGGAGGAGGATCTCTTATATCCATCAGTTTGGGGGCCAGAAGGGAGAAATATGCAGAAAAAATATTGGGTAATGCTATAGCTCTCTTTGTGATAATAGGAATTATTTTTTCTGTGACGGGACTGGCTTTTTTAGACGAGATACTAAGTTTATTCGGCGCCACTCCAAATAATATAACTTATGCTAAGAGTTATATGTCAATTATATTTTTTGCAAGCCCTTTTCAGCTTATGTTTATAGGGATGAACCATATAATAAGGGGAGAAGGTAACCCAAAAACTGCCATGACCATGAGTATAATCGGCTGTGGCCTAAACATAGTCTTAGACCCCCTGTTTATTTTTGTTTTTGGCATGGGAATAAAGGGAGCGGCATTAGCCACAGTAATCTCCAATGTAATTGCGGCTTTTTTACAGCTGTATCATTTTGTAGGGGGGAAAAGCAAGATAACCTTTAGGGTCGAGAATCTGAAACTCGATTTCACAGTGATAAAGGAGATTGCCAGTATAGGGGTGGCACCATTTATAATGCAGATGTCCAACTCCATAGTGGTTATTTTTATAAATAAAAATCTAAATATATATGGGGGGGACATAGCCATCGCTGCCTTTGGGATAATCAACAGTCTAAGTACACTATTTTTTATGCCTCTAGTGGGTATATACCAGGGAAGTCAGCCTATACTTGGGTTCAATTACGGGGCTGGTATATACAGTAGGGTGAGAGAGGCATACAAAATATCCTTGAGAACCGCTTTGTTAGTATCTGCAACAGGGTTTATTATGGCTATGTTTATTCCGAATATTCTCATAAGCCCCTTTATAAAAAATGATCCCGAACTTTTTACTCTCACAGAGAATGCACTGAGGATATTTTTTAGTATGGTTCTTTTTATGGGTTTTCACACAATAGGAGGGAGTTATTTTCAGGCAGTGGGCAAGGCAAAGATTACAACACTGATAAATATGCTTAGGCAGTTTGGGCTTATGCTTCCTATGTTATACTTTCTGCCAAAATATTTTGGCTTAAAGGGAGTTTGGATGGCGGCTCCTGTGACAGATTTTATTTTAGCTGTATTCACCTCTTATTTTGTTTTTTCAGAATTCAAGAGGCTGAAAGAGTTGCCTGTCACTTCAAAAGAACAAGAGATATGA